The nucleotide window GAGGCCGGTCTCTGTGGAGGGCTGCCTCTTAACAGGCAGACTCGTGTTGTCTGGGGAAGTCCATTAAACATGAGAGAGAAGtcttaggggggagggatagctcagtggtttgagcattggcctaaacccagagttgtaagttcaatccttgcagaggccatttggggcaaatattggtcagggatggtacttggtcctgctgtgaaggcaggggactggactcaatgacctttcaaggtcccttccagttctacaagataggcatctccattatttttttttttagaatgttAGCTGATGAGATTAGAATTGGTTGGTACAACAGCTGGATACAGATTTAGTGTTTAGCACAAGGAATGCCAAACAGCATCCGTATGTAATAAATCTGGATAACCTACAGCATAGTGCAAGCACTCACAAACCCGAGACCTTCCGCCAAATCAATGAGAGCCCGTTAGTGGAGGGCTTTGGGTGATCCAGGCCGCCGTGCTTGGTAGATACACCCCAGAGGCCAGAGCGAAGGAACACAGTCACTTAGATACCAAAAATCTGGGGCATGCAAATTAAGAATTTCATGGCGCACAGTCTTCCAGTCAGAGCGTTCACTGTTCTAAAAGAGAAGTGAGACGAGGCCAGGTACCGATTTGATGTTCAGAAGCCTGGAAAGATCTAACTTCTAGGATACAAAGAAATCCTGCTTGGGGATGCACTTATTTTGCTGCCTACCATACAGGCGCACCATACTGGGAAATGTCTTTAAATTATTGGAGTGAATTCACACGCCACACTCAGCggaacagatggcttattccaagaGACCCTGGCCTCATCTGTGCTTCCCATATCGAATACAAGATACGCTCATGTGCATAAGGGGACTCAGTAAGAGGAAAAATCTCCTGTATCTGGTTTATAAAGGCTGAGCTCAATGTAATCAATTAACTGTTCAAACCCGCAATCTGACAGGGGCTTTTTGTTCACATTACGTCCACCGTACCAAAATACAGAAACAACATTCACATTCCTGTAGCTGGTATCTTACAGGGCACAACAAAGATCATCATACACCAAAACATACAATGTCATGTGACCCAAAAGGGGCATCACTCAGGGCTATGGAACAGCtgagctttcaaaaaagcacaattGATGGAAATACATAGCTGGTGCATGCTGAATACAGCAGTTTGGAGAGCGCAAATAATTCACAGCATCTAGAAaagaatttgttttcattctggctacatttagactataggcttctttcagaagaagcttttttcaaaagagatcctctgaaaaaaacttcttccaaaagagagggtccgtacagcaaaagtgcatcgaaaaattaatccgctttttcgaaagagagcctccagactgaatggacgttctctcgcatgtaagctgtgattgctatggacggaatggccaccagggcacttgtgctttttcctcttccctgtccacacacaactttttgtgaaagagctctttcgcaaaaaggcttctttctcgtagaatgaggattaccaatgctagaaaaacccctccgttcttttgattttcttgtggaagaacgcaattgcagtgtggatgttcctcgagttttatcggaaaaacggccatttttctaacaaaactctgtagtgtagacataccctcggatgCAGAATGAGAAGTCacattttttccatgaaaaagtGGATACACACAGCCCATCATGCCAGAACAGAATAGCCAGGGGTCCACTTGGTTCCAAATCCAAGacagcagggagttggacttgggtctcccacctcccaggtgaGTGCCCGATGGGTGCCCTAACCATGGAGTTGCTGCATATTCTGAAGCAGGAGTCTCACTCACCTACTCACGGATCTGAGAAACCTTCCCAACAAcatcttgtaaaatgaggtttctaTTAAAAGTGTGATTTCTGACAAATGACATTTGACTTATGAAAAACATTTAGCACAAGAACTCCCAACCTAGATTAATAGTTATGTCCCATAAAATGTCATTGACAAATCTGTGAAGCTAAATTCAAAGTAACGAACTCACACTTTATACAGGCTTCTTGAGGACACAGAaatcaaacagattttttttttacccaaaatATCCAACCCCACACCTCAACTTGCTCAACAAGACAAATCAGAACAACAGTTTGATTACCAAGAGGTGCATTGCTGTGCTCTGGCCCATATACTTAGCAGCTTTCAAAACGAGAGGGAAAAGAACACTGTGATGGATAAGAGCAAATGTAAATAAGGGATGCAGtataaaaaacaagcaaacatggaCAACACCAGCTAAGATGAAAATCTCTCCCCCACCGTGCGGAGTATAATGCCATTTGGAAATTGctaaaaacttgctagctgttaGGTGAATGCAAAGCCCAGAGTCCCAAATTCCCTGCCACAGATCATGTCAGGTATTCAACAGTTTCAATGAGACAAACAATAGCACCCGTGATGGTTTGATTCTTTTATTTTGCTGAACACGCGAGATGGATTTCCTCCTTTGCAGATCCAATCCAAGAAGTGAGGGACCAGACAAGCACTAGCAAAGTGCTCCCTACCTACTATGGATCTCTCCCGAGTGGGCCCACCTTTTTTTCCTTATGTAAAAGAAAGGGAAGAGGACGATCAAGTGTTTGAATATTTTGCAGGGTCTCAGGgttggctttttttaaacatcaaGACTTGTTTGTGCGTTTCAAAAGAACAGTGCAGCAGACCGCTCACGACAATCTGTTGGACAAATGGGTGAACAGAATAAAACATTAAATAAGGCTGGAAAATACTTTGCAACGATACAGAAATACCGTAGCATTTTCCCACTTAGTTTAAAACGAATATTCACCACACAGCCAGTGCATAgcattcaaaaggaaaaaaagagacgtACATGTACATGAAATGGCAATTCAGATACTTCCCTCTATCATACACACCTCTGGGAAAGGTTTATGAGTGAGCATACAGCAGTTAAAGGGTTCAGAGTGTCTAGACCAAATTGGTATCTCAGAAATTCACATTCTGTACAGTCTAGAACAAAATGCTGCTAATCTTGTAGATGTTAAATATTTTACTATACAGAACTAGGCAATATGAAAATCATTCACCTTCTAGCTCCCCACAAAGAAAAGAAATACAAAACTGATTGACTGGTGTGTAAAAACAGTAGTACTTTCCAGAAACACCAATGCAACATTAAGGTCTCCCTCAAACTGTTGGCATTCAGTTATTAGAGTAGATTTTCTTATATTGCACAGGCTCCAATGTAGATGGCCATTTTAATACACTAGATTAAGAGAGCCCGCAAGGAGATTCTAGGAACAAAATACATATACCAGAGAGAATTTGGACAGAGTCTCACAAGAATTTCCCATGTGTCTACAACTGCTTCTTTTGCTTAAACAAAGACAAAATTGTGACAAAATTACTTCTGAGTAGGTGTTTTAAAGCAAACTGTCTCAAAGTAAAAAAGCCAAAGCCCAACAATACTTATGTAACAAACAAAAATGACCCTGGTACAGGTAGCAGTTCTTACAGAAATGCCAACCCTAAGCATTGAAATGTTTGAGGTCATGGTCGCCGGAGAGAAATGTCGTGCAAAATCCAAATCAATAAATCCTTTCACATGTTCATTGCTTTATGGTACATCACCTGGTTCCCACCACCTTCCATTTGTGACCTCAGCAAAAGTGGGAACAAAGTTCTCGACACTTCTGAAAGTGTGAATGAGGGATGCTGAACCTTGTACACGGTGACGAAATCTCAGCTGCGCCCAGGTGGCACTTAGTGCTTCCAAAAATACAGCAATGACAGGCAGCTGTCACCTGACATTTTAGTGTTACGTTGTTGACGTGGGAATAGCTATAGCTTGTGATTTCTGGGTATGACATGGACTGTGGCTTTACCAATCTGAAAACAGGCCTTCTCATCAATGGACTGCGGTTTGGCTTGGAGAACTCAAGATCTTGGAATACTTATGTCctgctgttttttcttttttacatccATTCAAATACTGCCATCTAGAACACTGATCGATCATATTGATGCACAGGTACAGATTAAGTAGGCTATAGTTTAAGGACTCCATCACAAGACACTTtccaatgtctttgtttaaaaattaaattgctGGTGCTTCCATTTTCCCACCGGAGACAGCAGATCGAGCCCTGAGCCACGGATGTTTCGCTCTGTACTGTTGTTTTGCTGTAACTGGGAATACTATGGAGTCTGTACTGAAGAAGTCCCTGCTCTGTGGGTGATGGTCACGGGGTGagtgtaaaaaaacccaaaacctacAACAAAAGCTCATACAATTGTGTAATCAGTGAAATGTATATATTGCTAAACAGGCTAGTGAACAAACTCAGTGGAAGCCCAGTGGATTAACTCCATACAAACCACCGGTTTTGGTTAGTTGCTGCACACTACGTACGTAAGCAAACATTCAAAGCAATATGTATAACTGAAGAAATTGAACGTGCTGTGAGAATACAAGGGAGGAAATGAGCAGTTTCTGGTTCAGTAGTATCTTGAGAAGGCCATTTgtgggaaaaggaaagaaaatacaaTCTAATAACCTTAATGCTTTGGCCCGCGCAAGGGTCATTGGAGGTTTCACCGACTGCAGGCAAAGAGCCCGCTAGGTTACCAGTGTGAAAACCAGAGCTGGTAATGGGACGACATGGGGGTTCCATCAACAAAATGGACTCCAGCCAGTAGCACTTGCTTGTGAATTCTAGAAGAGCAGTTGTGTTTCCTGTGTCCATAACTTTCCATATAAAGAAACTTGGTTTTGTGTTGGCTCAAAACAAGCCAACCAAATAAGAAGAATCTAATCCCAAAAGGAATACGGTCGTGTGGAGCATTATTCAAAGGTTTCCCAGCGCTTTCTGAGCTGATCTACTTTACCTGGGGTGGCCGAAACCTCCTGCTTTGTCTTTTTTAACAGATCTTCAAATGGATCTTTTGTCTCCTCAGGCTTTGAGGGCAGTAAACCGGACTCTGAGCTCTTAGCGGGCCTTGGGGGGATCAGAGGGCGGTCACTAGAACTTCGTGCCAACCCTTGCTTGACATCTATCTTTGAGCCAGAACGGCCGGCTGGCAAGGTTCGGATTTGAGAAGGCCCACTTACGCGTGCTGGCAgcagagagctggctggggaagggctaTGGTTCTGCGGTAGTAAGGAACTAGCCTGTGCTGGTGGTGTAGCCTGGCCAAACAGATGGGGCATGGACAAAGCTGAAATGCCTGGCTGATGTCGCTGTGGTTGGTAAAAGCCAGAATTAGGTGTCATGAAGCTGGTGCTATAAGCATGGCCTAACGGCGGGGTAAAGGGTCCCCCTGGGGGTCTGGCCAGAGACATCGTCAGGGATGCTGGCACCGTCTGTGTAAATGGGTTGAGGGAGGGCTGCAGAAACGGCGGTGCTGACGGAGGGTATCCCAGCGGGTGGGTGAACGGTGCTGCCGGAGAAGAGGCAAACTCCCCGCCCACTGAAgcaaagccagcagcagagccaggtgaGGCGGAGCTCTGCACATTGCTAGCGCCTTGCTGGGGTCCTGTGTTTTGCCAGCTGGTGGTTTTCAAGGGGTCCAGCAGGCTGAGAAGGTAGTCACTCTCACGCTCGGCACTGTCGGCGCTAACCCTGACGGGCTGGAGCATCTCGGCAGCACTGCTAGCACTGGGCAGAAGCTGAGAGGGGCGAGGGGAATAATTTACCGACTGTCTGAATTCCAGGTCAAGGGACACGTTCCCGGCTGTAAAGGCCTCCTGCATGAGCTGCGAAGCCAAGTCGCTGCGTCCCGCAGGGCAGGTGTTCACAGTGTCTGCTGCTCCCACCGGAGTCTGCTGTTTGGTGGGTCGGGGTACCGGGGGTGGTGGGACGATCCCTTGCTCTGGAGTTTTTCTGCCCTGGGGTCTAGGGATGGTGATGTTTCCGTGAACAGTTGcgctgccttcctccctctctgcagGGGCCAGGATGCTGTCTTTGCTCCGGGGCCTCCGTGGGATTGATGGGATGGTCCCAAAAGAAGTCAGGGGCCTCTCTGGTGAGCTTTGGGAATATTTGGTAGGAATGGCCATGTCATCGTGACCCATACTCCACAACTTGTTGTAGGGATGAGAGAGTTTCATGGCTGGCACGATCCTGCTCCTCTCGGATTCACCAAGATCCATTCTCTGCCAGAGAGCACAAGACAGATTAACATCCACTGCCCATCACAGATGGGAAGAGCACAGCAAAGCGGTAGCAATAGGAGAAGGATGCAGAGGGACAGAGAAAAGAGCGTGGTGTAGGCACGAGGATAGAAGTCAGGAGTCAGGGCTGAGTTCTGGCTCAGTCGTGGGTGGGTTGTGTGACGCTGGGGATATCACTGCACCGTCTGTTGCCAAACGTAATCTGCACACAGTGAGATCGACTTACGGGGAAGCGGAGGCAGTCAGGGGAAGCAGAGGCGGTCAGGCTAAAAAACTTTACTAGCATACAGGAAATGCTCGGCAACACCTGGATTTAAGCCACTAAGTGTCATTACAGGAATGATGCTACCTGCCTTTGCTTGGTGTTGCACAAAACTGTCAAAGGGTCTATGCTTTAGTTTTGCACTTGCTAAGGCGGCTCTTCAGAAAACATGCCGCATGCAGAATGAGGAGACTTTACAAATCGATTCCCGGTTTTGGCTCATTGTGGCCCAAAGTGGGTCAGAGGTAGGGTCACTTTGAGTGCAAGCAACCTCAGAAATGAAGAGACCCTGACATCCCCCATCGGCTCCCATTGCTGTAATATCTGAGTGCCTCAGAGGCTTGTCTGTATTTAGGCTCATGTGTGCGTGTCGGACTGTTATTCCCAGCGTACagaaggggaactgaggcacaaagggtcAAAGTGACCTGGCAGTGGGGATTTGAACCAGGGGTCCCAAGGCCTAGGTTAGTGCGCTCACCACTGCACCATCCTTTCACTTTCTAAACTGCTTGGTATTTGCACTGCTGAGCACCAACCCCAAGGATCTCCGTGTATGACAGCTACAGAACACGGCAGATTCTGGGGAAAAGCCTTTGTCACTGGCTTTGGAGTCCTGCTTTGAAAATGAAGGTTTTAGTTTCACCTTGCTTTTATGTCGCAACAAGAGACCACTGCCTTCTAACTATGGTCCATGCCATGGACAGAGTCTCTCGTTCAGAAATGAATCTTCTAAACACACTGGAACAGGATGGGGCAAATGGATTCACTGACAGTGAAATACAGAATTCCTTCCTACGGGCGGCTGGCCAACGGAGGGCCCTTTAATTCTGCAAACGTCCTTCCATCTCTATCATTTACCTTGTACAAAATCCTGCCCATACCTGATAATCAAACGTACATTGTGGAGCACTCTCCTCTTTTGGGGTCCTTAGGTCTTCCAAGCTCTTGGCTTGGCTGAGAAGTTGAGGCTGCGTTTCCACCTCTAAATTGGTGAAAATGTCCTCCAGGAGGTTAATTTCTGTGATCTGGTCAGGAGCAGGAGGGTTTTGAGGCAGGGCCTCCTCTGCTTTCTCTGGACTGACAGCCTCTTCCCCATCGGCACTATCAGACTCTTTCAGGGCCCGGTATGGCTGAGGCCTACAAGACAAAAATGCATAATCACCTCACATCTGGAATGATTTTCTTTAAAACTCATTTTGAAGTACACAACATAGCAGAGGAGGGAATGACTCCCGAAGAGTGATA belongs to Pelodiscus sinensis isolate JC-2024 chromosome 22, ASM4963464v1, whole genome shotgun sequence and includes:
- the DENND1A gene encoding DENN domain-containing protein 1A isoform X6; amino-acid sequence: MGSRIKHNPETTFDVYVEVACPGISKIGADPEVRRKFPEDYSDQEVLQTLTKFCFPFYVDRITVSQVGQNFTFVLTDIDSKQRFGFCRLSSGAKSCFCILSYLPWFEVFYKLLSILADYTAKGQDSQRNELLETLHKLPIPDPGTPVDLSVHSFFTVPDITELPSIPENRNLTEYFVAVDVNNMLHLYASMLYERRILICCSKLSTLTACIHGSAAMLYPMFWQHVYIPVLPPHLLDYCCAPMPYLIGIHLSLMEKVRNMALEDVVILNVDTNTLETPFDDLQSLPNDVVSALKNRLKKVSTTTGDGVARAFLKAQASFFGSYRNALKIEPEEPITFCEETFVSHRSTAMRQFLQNAIQLQLFKQFIDGRLDRLNSGEGFSDVFEEEINMGEYAGSDRLYHQWLSTVRKGSGAIINTVKTKANPAMKTVYKFAKDHAKMGIKEVKNRLKQKDIAENGCSAAPEESLPRPAPSPLVEKKEPKLREDRRPITVHFGQVRPPRPHVVKRPKSNIAVEGRRTSVSSPEQPQPYRALKESDSADGEEAVSPEKAEEALPQNPPAPDQITEINLLEDIFTNLEVETQPQLLSQAKSLEDLRTPKEESAPQCTFDYQRMDLGESERSRIVPAMKLSHPYNKLWSMGHDDMAIPTKYSQSSPERPLTSFGTIPSIPRRPRSKDSILAPAEREEGSATVHGNITIPRPQGRKTPEQGIVPPPPVPRPTKQQTPVGAADTVNTCPAGRSDLASQLMQEAFTAGNVSLDLEFRQSVNYSPRPSQLLPSASSAAEMLQPVRVSADSAERESDYLLSLLDPLKTTSWQNTGPQQGASNVQSSASPGSAAGFASVGGEFASSPAAPFTHPLGYPPSAPPFLQPSLNPFTQTVPASLTMSLARPPGGPFTPPLGHAYSTSFMTPNSGFYQPQRHQPGISALSMPHLFGQATPPAQASSLLPQNHSPSPASSLLPARVSGPSQIRTLPAGRSGSKIDVKQGLARSSSDRPLIPPRPAKSSESGLLPSKPEETKDPFEDLLKKTKQEVSATPGKVDQLRKRWETFE